The genome window AGCGGAACCATGTTCTGCTCTATCCGCGCAAATTGCGCCACCGAACACAGTCCCTGGCAAACCTGCTGCTGACTTAAACCAGCCTCCAATCTCAACCGATAAATAATATTGCTTAGCCTCTTCTCCATATCTCGTCCTCCACAGCGTCCATTTCTTTCAAAATATCCTGCTGCCGCTCATCGAACAAAAGCCCCTTATTATACTTATAATATTTCGGACAATCATTTTCCCTAAGAAACCATACGCTGTAAAAGCTGGTATTGAGCTCCGTCACAAATACCGACATCTCCTGACTCTCTCCAAACGCATCTTCCATGAAATCAAATCCATGATTCAGCGCCGTAAGCGCCGTCTCCATTTCAGCCTCCCGCGCGTCTGCTTCTTTGGCAAAAAGCTGTTTCACATAAGCAAACCCTTTTTTTCCGGACAAATGCCTCTCCTTAAGCCGGCTTTGATACCCCCAAAGGGTCTCTATTGCCTGCTCTGCACGGTGCTCCTCCTCCGAGTTAAGCTGCCCTGCACGCTTTTTCTGCTCCAGCTCTTCTCTGGCCTTCAGGCAGATACTTTTCAAAATCCCGCCGTCTGCATACAAAGCCTCCGCAATTCCTTCCTGATCCACCTCGGAAATCATCTGCCTGTATTTCTTAAGCCACACAAAAAGCTCCGAAACAAACTGGTCTTTCTCATAGGCTGCCTTAAAATAGCTGCCCAGTCTTCCGATCAACAGACTGACCACGCTGAGCCTCTCATCAAAGGGTGCAAATTTTAATTTTTCCAGGGTATCCTCCCCATAATTTCCCTGCAGGATCCGCTCCAGACCATAATCTTTCCTGTATTTCCCATACAATTCCAGATAATTTGCAAAATCCTTTGCCACCTTCCAGTGCTGAATGTACTGGCCTACCACCTCCCGGTCTACCTTCTTTCCCAACTCCTCATAGACCAGAATCAGGCGGGACAGGTCCTCCCATCCCCGGGCCGTGGCAAACATGCGCCCGTCAATCGTCGTCTCCATACGGTAAAAATTTTCCTGACGGAGTTCCAGATAGGAAATAATCGCAGGATGAATGCCTGCCTGATATGCATACTCTTTCCAGACTGCAAAGTTTGCCTCTACATCGATCTTCTTTAACCGGTCCAATGTCACCACATCAAAATCACGGACCGATTTATTATATTCCGGCGGATTTCCTGCGGCAACGATAATCCAGCCCTCCGGGACCTTCCTGTTTCCAAACGTCTTACACTGGAGAAACTGCAGCATCGCCGGGGCAAGGGTCTCGGAAACGCAGTTAATCTCATCGATAAACAAAATACCTTCCCGAAGCCCGGTTTCTTCCATTTTATCATAGACGGACGCAATGATCTCACTCATCGTATATTCGGTCACAGACACTTCCCGCCCGCCATAGGTCTTCTTCTGGATAAAGGGCAGACCAATCGCACTCTGTCTGGTATGGTGCGTGATGGTATAAGACACCAGCGCAATCCGGCACTCCCTGGCGATCTGCTCCATAATCTGCGTCTTCCCGATTCCCGGAGGCCCCATAAGCAAAACCGGCCTCTGATGTACCGCAGGAATCTGGTACTCTCCATACGGATTCTTTCTTAAATATGCCTCAATGGCATCCTTAATTTCCTGCTTTGCACGCTTAATATTCATCTTGTTTTCCTCCTGCTTCTATCTCATCCTCTTCTATCATCAGCTTCATCGCCCAGGACGGCACCTGTGCCTCTTCATAATCCTTCTGAATAAACACAAAAGCCGTCTCATAGGGAGGCATCTTCTGTGGATAAATTCCCTGCCCGTCGGTAAAATACAAAACTCCTTTCAGTCTGTCAAATTCCTGCCCCTCCATCATCTGATCGATATAGGCAAAGGCGGGCCTGAAATCCGTACCGCCCTCCCCTGCCAGGTCCAAATGCTCCATATACTCTTTTAACTCTTCTTTGCAGGTAATCTTCTGATCTGACTGCACCTGATCGTCACACTGTAAAATGTGAATATTCACCTTTCGGAAAAAACTCCCACTTTCCTGCAGGATCCCATAAGTCTCCTCCAGAAACCTTTTCACCAACTCCCCGGAGCAGGACATGGACGTGTCAATCACGATCACAAAATCCTCGACCTTCTTTACTTCCTTCCACTCCTGGGGCTCCACGAGCGGCATATTCCCATACAACCTAAGCCCATAGCTGTAAAATACATAATCAAATGAGTCTTCGTCCACCGCCATCTCTTCTTTTAGCACTGCAAACTTTCTCAAAAATTCCCGATAATCGCAGCGCTCTCTATTATCCACCTGAATCTGCCTAAGGAAATGTCCCGATGAGGAGGACGCCTCCTGGGAAAATGTTTCCATATCCGTCTGCATCTTGTCACTCACATCTTTCCATTTCTGATTCAAAGCAAGCTTCCTGTCCTGATCTTCATCTTTCGCCCAGTCCCGATGATCGTCTACCGTAAATTCTGCCACAAGCCTGTCCGTATCACGCTGGGATAGTTCCCAGGACAGAAGCTGCCGGTACACCTTTTCTGCAGTCAGTACCTTCATCTGCGAGCGCAGTTTCCGATAGGTCTCCTGCCTGAGCCAGGACTGCCCCCGGCGGATACTTCTTACCTGCCACTCATCGATCACAGACTCTGCCACAATATCACAGGCCATATTCCACCATAACTCCTCCCGAGAACCTCTGGTGATCATATGCCGGAAAATGCAATGAAGGACCAAATGCAGATAAGCCCGGTTCACACTAATCCGGTCCTTCCGAAACAGCCCGCCCAGTTCGGCCGGGTTAAAATACAGATTCCAGCCGTCCGTGCCGACAAGAGAGACCGTCCCATCCATCACGTATGCAAAACTGGAAAGCGCCACATCAAGGAACCGCATTCTTAAATACAGCTCATTTCTGGAGAGGGCGAGGATCTGCTTTCCGATCGCATCAAGTCGGTCGGAAGTCATTTCCCGCTGTCCATTTTCCTGTTCTTTTGTATCATTCTTTCTATTCTCAAAATCCTGCATTTACTTTCCCTGCATTCCCTTTCTGTCAATCCGCTAATCTACTATTTCTATATCCTATTCTTACTTTTTCACAGCTCAAATTTCTTCTTTTTCTTCGGAAACTGCCGATACCTCTCGTCCATCAATACACTCAGCATCTCCATCTGACGCTCCTTAGCGGTCTTCTCGATTGCTTCC of Roseburia hominis contains these proteins:
- a CDS encoding AAA family ATPase, with translation MNIKRAKQEIKDAIEAYLRKNPYGEYQIPAVHQRPVLLMGPPGIGKTQIMEQIARECRIALVSYTITHHTRQSAIGLPFIQKKTYGGREVSVTEYTMSEIIASVYDKMEETGLREGILFIDEINCVSETLAPAMLQFLQCKTFGNRKVPEGWIIVAAGNPPEYNKSVRDFDVVTLDRLKKIDVEANFAVWKEYAYQAGIHPAIISYLELRQENFYRMETTIDGRMFATARGWEDLSRLILVYEELGKKVDREVVGQYIQHWKVAKDFANYLELYGKYRKDYGLERILQGNYGEDTLEKLKFAPFDERLSVVSLLIGRLGSYFKAAYEKDQFVSELFVWLKKYRQMISEVDQEGIAEALYADGGILKSICLKAREELEQKKRAGQLNSEEEHRAEQAIETLWGYQSRLKERHLSGKKGFAYVKQLFAKEADAREAEMETALTALNHGFDFMEDAFGESQEMSVFVTELNTSFYSVWFLRENDCPKYYKYNKGLLFDERQQDILKEMDAVEDEIWRRG
- a CDS encoding VWA-like domain-containing protein translates to MTSDRLDAIGKQILALSRNELYLRMRFLDVALSSFAYVMDGTVSLVGTDGWNLYFNPAELGGLFRKDRISVNRAYLHLVLHCIFRHMITRGSREELWWNMACDIVAESVIDEWQVRSIRRGQSWLRQETYRKLRSQMKVLTAEKVYRQLLSWELSQRDTDRLVAEFTVDDHRDWAKDEDQDRKLALNQKWKDVSDKMQTDMETFSQEASSSSGHFLRQIQVDNRERCDYREFLRKFAVLKEEMAVDEDSFDYVFYSYGLRLYGNMPLVEPQEWKEVKKVEDFVIVIDTSMSCSGELVKRFLEETYGILQESGSFFRKVNIHILQCDDQVQSDQKITCKEELKEYMEHLDLAGEGGTDFRPAFAYIDQMMEGQEFDRLKGVLYFTDGQGIYPQKMPPYETAFVFIQKDYEEAQVPSWAMKLMIEEDEIEAGGKQDEY